Genomic window (Aminivibrio sp.):
AGGGGCAACAGCGTGGCGGCGGCGCTTTCAGCCTTCTGCGGCCGTTCTTCCTACGGCCTCGAGGTCCTCAAGGATTGCACCGTGGACGATATCGAATCGGCAAAGGCAATGCTCGGAAACAACGCCGTGAAAATCATCCCCGATCTCGATCGCCACGGAGTCTTCATAGAGGCCGACGTCAGATCCGGGGACGACGCGGCCGTCTGCCGCATCGAGGGGTCCCACACCGGCATTTCGGAAGTGACCCTCAACGGGAGAACCATCTTCTCCGCTGAAAAAAAACCATTATCCGGGCTGAACAGCCCCGGAAGAGATATCTCGGCCGAGGTTGCCCGAATGAGCTTTCCCGACCTTGTCTCCCTGGTGGATACCATGGACGGGGAAGACATAGACTATGTCATGAGCGGCGTGGAAATGAACATGACCATCGCCGAGTACGGCTTCGACCCTTCCCGCTCCACAGGGCTCGACATCGGCAAGACCCTCAGGAAACTCGGCGGAGCGGCCTTTGACTCGGATGACCTCAGTCTCAGGATCAAGGCATACGCCGCAGCCGCATCCGACGCCCGCATGGCAGGAGCTCCCCTCGCCGTCATGAGCAGCGCCGGGAGCGGTAACCACGGAGTGACAGCGATCCTGCCGGTCGCGGTCTGCGCTCAGCATTACGGGAAAAGCCGGGAGGAAACTGCCAGGGCCGTAGCCTTCAGCCACCTCGCCACAAGCTATATCAAAAGCCGGACCGGGAGACTTACCCCGACGTGCGGCTGCACCGTCGCAGCAGGTGCCGGCGCGGCCGCGGGCATAACATACCTTATGACAGGGGATCCGGTAAAGGCAGCCCAGGCCATGCTTGTCGTCCTGGGAAACCTGGTGGGGATGGTGTGCGACGGGGCGAAAAACACCTGCGCCCTCAAAGTGGGCACGGGCGCTCTTGAGGCCTACCACGCAGCCCTTCTCGTCATGAACGGACATTCTCCCGAACCCCAGGGCGTGGTGGGTGAGACCATCGAACAGACGGTGAAAAACCTGGTTGAGGTTTCGGATAAAGGCATGGCGAACCTCGACAAGGCAATCATC
Coding sequences:
- a CDS encoding serine dehydratase subunit alpha family protein; amino-acid sequence: MFTIKEFLRTEVKPALGCTEPGAVALAVARAKEELGGPVDSITVTVSDSIYKNGVDVGIPGTEGLRGNSVAAALSAFCGRSSYGLEVLKDCTVDDIESAKAMLGNNAVKIIPDLDRHGVFIEADVRSGDDAAVCRIEGSHTGISEVTLNGRTIFSAEKKPLSGLNSPGRDISAEVARMSFPDLVSLVDTMDGEDIDYVMSGVEMNMTIAEYGFDPSRSTGLDIGKTLRKLGGAAFDSDDLSLRIKAYAAAASDARMAGAPLAVMSSAGSGNHGVTAILPVAVCAQHYGKSREETARAVAFSHLATSYIKSRTGRLTPTCGCTVAAGAGAAAGITYLMTGDPVKAAQAMLVVLGNLVGMVCDGAKNTCALKVGTGALEAYHAALLVMNGHSPEPQGVVGETIEQTVKNLVEVSDKGMANLDKAIIDVINRRFS